A portion of the Paenibacillus marchantiae genome contains these proteins:
- a CDS encoding ABC transporter permease gives MIKTRVSNNRLMKRIWQHKLFYLFMLPGIVWFFLFSYVPLYGIQVAFRDYNFVGGFTGSPWAGLKYFQQFFNYYQSGDIIRNTIIISLMKLLIGFPMPIILALLLNEVRMIKFKKTVQTLSYLPYFVSWIVVVTLMQRLLTPYGGPVNDLLGSFGAESIQFLNNPTWFYQMIVGSDIWKNIGWNSIIFMAAIAGIDQQLYEAAKMDGAGRFRQMWHVSLPGIRNVAIILFILAVGSLMSAGYEQLLLLNGPATASLGSVLDVHAINSGIREGRLSYAAAVGLFQSVIALILVVTVNRIARKVSDVSLF, from the coding sequence GTGATCAAGACAAGAGTGAGCAACAATCGATTGATGAAGCGAATCTGGCAGCATAAACTCTTTTATTTGTTTATGCTGCCCGGAATCGTCTGGTTTTTCCTGTTCTCCTATGTACCGCTATATGGAATTCAGGTTGCTTTTAGGGATTACAATTTCGTTGGCGGATTCACCGGAAGTCCATGGGCAGGCCTTAAGTACTTTCAACAGTTCTTCAATTACTATCAATCCGGTGACATCATCCGTAACACGATCATCATCAGTCTCATGAAACTGCTAATTGGCTTTCCGATGCCAATCATTCTTGCACTCCTCTTAAATGAAGTACGAATGATCAAATTCAAAAAGACGGTTCAGACCCTTTCTTACTTGCCTTATTTCGTATCCTGGATCGTCGTGGTTACGCTGATGCAACGGCTCCTAACGCCGTATGGGGGGCCAGTCAATGACTTATTGGGGTCATTTGGAGCGGAGTCGATCCAGTTCCTGAATAATCCAACATGGTTCTATCAGATGATCGTCGGTTCAGACATCTGGAAGAATATCGGTTGGAATTCCATCATCTTTATGGCCGCCATTGCGGGTATTGATCAGCAGCTTTACGAAGCTGCCAAAATGGATGGTGCGGGACGCTTCAGACAGATGTGGCATGTATCGCTTCCAGGTATCCGCAATGTAGCTATCATATTATTCATACTCGCTGTGGGCAGTCTGATGAGCGCAGGTTATGAACAACTGCTTCTCCTGAATGGACCGGCAACCGCAAGTCTTGGCAGTGTACTGGACGTGCATGCCATTAACTCCGGGATTCGAGAAGGACGTCTCAGTTACGCTGCAGCTGTAGGACTATTCCAAAGTGTTATCGCACTCATTCTGGTTGTAACCGTTAATCGCATCGCCCGCAAAGTCAGTGATGTATCCCTGTTCTAA